A single genomic interval of Dromiciops gliroides isolate mDroGli1 chromosome 1, mDroGli1.pri, whole genome shotgun sequence harbors:
- the LOC122743557 gene encoding 60S ribosomal protein L5-like, with protein sequence MGFVKVVKNKAYFKRYQVKFRRRREGKTDYYARKRLVIQDKNKYNTPKYRMIVRVTNRDIICQIAYARIEGDMIVCAAYAHELPKYGVKVGLTNYAAAYCTGLLLARRLLNRFGMDKIYEGQVEVTGDEYNVESIDGQPGAFTCYLDAGLARTTTGNKVFGALKGAVDGGLSIPHSTKRFPGYDSESKEFNAEVHRKHIMGQNVADYMRYFMEEDEDAYKKQFSQYIKNNITPDMMEEMYKKAHAGIRENPVYEKKPKREVKKKRWNRPKMSLAQKKDRVAQKKASFLRAQERAADS encoded by the coding sequence ATGGGGTTCGTTAAAGTTGTCAAGAATAAGGCCTACTTCAAGAGGTACCAAGTGAAATTCCGGAGAAGGCGAGAGGGAAAAACTGATTATTATGCACGGAAACGGCTAGTGATCCAGGATAAGAACAAGTATAACACACCAAAATACAGGATGATCGTTCGGGTCACCAACAGAGATATCATCTGCCAGATTGCTTATGCCCGTATAGAAGGGGATATGATTGTCTGTGCCGCTTATGCCCACGAGTTACCAAAGTACGGTGTGAAGGTTGGCCTGACAAACTATGCTGCTGCTTATTGCACAGGTCTTTTGCTGGCCCGCCGGCTTCTTAATAGGTTTGGCATGGACAAGATCTATGAAGGTCAGGTGGAAGTGACTGGAGATGAATACAATGTGGAAAGCATTGACGGTCAGCCTGGTGCTTTTACATGCTACCTGGATGCAGGTCTTGCCAGAACTACCACTGGAAACAAAGTCTTTGGAGCCCTTAAGGGAGCTGTGGATGGTGGTCTGTCTATTCCTCACAGTACCAAACGCTTCCCTGGGTATGATTCAGAAAGCAAAGAATTTAATGCCGAAGTACATCGTAAACACATCATGGGCCAAAATGTTGCAGATTATATGCGTTATTTcatggaagaagatgaagatgcttATAAAAAACAATTCTCACAATATATAAAGAACAACATAACTCCCGACATGATGGAGGAGATGTACAAGAAAGCCCATGCTGGCATAAGGGAGAATCCAGTGTATGAAAAGAAACCCAAGCgggaagttaaaaagaaaagatggaaccGCCCCAAAATGTCCCTTGCGCAGAAGAAAGACAGAGTCGCTCAGAAGAAGGCAAGTTTCCTCAGAGCCCAGGAGCGCGCGGCTGACAGTTAA